The genomic window AAACTTTTGGGAAGTCCATATGAAAAAATATGACGGCTATATGGATCACGCCACCAAAGAGACTCTCGAAATGATAGAGTCTGGAGAGGAGTCAGGTTCTAATTCTACTGATCTTGCGGGAGCTTCTAGGATAGCACCTATAATCTATTGCTTTTCTGAAGAGAAAGGGGTAGAATATTCTAGGGCTCAGACAGAGATTACCCATAATAATGAAAAGGTAATAGCAGCCTCTGAGTTTTTTGCAAGGACTGCATACCGGGTTCTGGATGGTCTAAGACCTGATTTAGCTATGGAAGAAACATCTGCACAGATGAAAAATCAGTGGATATCAGAAAAGTTGGGGATAGCAAAATCACTTTTAGAGACCGATACCACAGAGGCCGTGAAAAAATTAGGGCAGTCATGCAGTATAGAGGGCGCTTTTCCAGCCACAATACTACTCATACTTAAGTACGTTGATGACTATGAACAGGGAATGATAAAAAATGTAATGGCAGGAGGAGATTCTGCAGCGAGGGGCCTTATTGCAGGTATGATTATAGGGGCGTATTCAGAGAGCACCATACCCAAAAGATGGCTTAAGGAGATGTCAAGCATAGAAAGAGTAAATTTTTAGGAGGTACATGATGAAAAAAATATTGATAGGTATTTTTATTGTTTCTTCACTAGCTTTTGGAAAACTTCAGGATGGAAAGTACTATGTGGAAGCTGAAAAGGCCACATGGGGCTGGAAGCCGTTTACCTATATGGTGGTTAAGAATTGTGAAATTATAGAAATTAAACACGATAGGAAAAATAAAGATGGGAAAAATGCTACGGAAGATATGAAATATAATCAGAGTATGGCAAAAAAACAGGGTGTAGGAATAAAAGATGCAGTTTCTAAACTTGAAAATGGGTTCATGAAATCAAAAGATGTGGATAAGATAGATTCAGTGGCAGGAGCAACAAGTACAAGTACTGAATTTAAAGTCATGATGAAATATCTTATAGATAAAGCTGAAAATGGAAAACCAGGGTCTTATAAGATACCGAATAAAGATTTAATGTAAAGTATAAAGAACCAGCCTAGGGCTGGTTCTTTTTTTAAAATGACGGAGGTGTACTCACCCATATTACTTTTGCTTCTACCTTCCCTGCATTGGATATGTAGTGGTCTTTTTTAGCTTTATAATAAAAACTTTCGCCTTTTTTAGCCTTGTGTTTTTGTTCGCCTAGATGAACATAGATATTTCCTTTTAGAACATAACCAAATTCTTCTCCCTCGTGAGCAGATTCTAGTTTATAAGAACCTCCCTTGTCTAAGGTTATGAGGATAGGTTCCATGGCATTTTTCTGAGCATTTGGAACTATCCAATCAATCCTGTATTTTAGATCATTGTCCTCAAATTCAAAAAAATCATCATCTGAGAATACAATTTTTTCATCTTCCTCTTCATTAAAGAATTCTTTTAAGTTTGTACCTAGACTTTCTAATATATCTACAAGGGTGGCTATAGACGGAGATGTCAGGTCTCTTTCTAGTTGAGAGATAAATCCCTTAGACAGTTCACACCTGTCTGCTAACTCCTCCTGTGTAAGCAGCTTCCCCTGTCGCAGCCTCTTTATTTTTTCACCAATTATCATAAAGTTCAAACCCCTCTAATTTTATTATCTAAAGTGTTTCTTTGGTACATTATATAATTTCACTCTAAAAAAATCAAGTTTTGTAAACAATAGGTAAAAAAATATTTGACATAAAATTTTAAATATAGTAAACTTTACGTTGTCAATTTCGAATTGTTTTGCTCATTTATTCTAGTAAATATAGGGTTTTTATAAGGGTTTTTACTTTTTTATAAAGAATAAAATAATTATAAATAAATTTATTTTTTTTATAAATAAGTTTACTAATATTAACTTTTATAGTTAATTTAATGTGAGTTTGTAACAAAAACAATACAAATTATCCATTTTTGAAAGTTGTAAATAGTCCTTATACAAGGGTATTGATATAAAAATTAAATTTATGTCTTAAGAATAGACCAGGAGGGAAATTATGAAATTAGAAACTTTAGGGAGACACATTTTAATAGAGTACTACAACTGCGACGAAGAAGTATTGAAAAGTCCTGAGATTATTGAAAAGCACATGAATGAAGCTGCTAGAATTGCAAATGCAACTATAGTGAACTCTGTATTTCATCATTTCAATCCTTACGGAGTTTCAGGAGCTGTAATAATATCTGAATCCCACTTGGCAATCCATACGTGGCCAGAGTACGGCTATGCAGCTGTAGACGTTTTTACATGCGGAGATAAGATCAATCCGTGGACAGCTTTTGACTATCTAGAAAAAATGTTTGGAGCTAGCAGAAGTGAATCTATAGAGGTACCTAGAGGTATGACTGAAAAGATAAAAAAATTCCATCCAAATGGAGATGACCTTGGAAAAATAGTATTTAAGCCAGATGCTGAGTAAATAATAAGATATTTGTATAATGAAAAAAATCAGGAGGTAACTTAATGCTTAATCTTTGGTTTACAGAAGATTGGACACCAGAGTGTAGATTTTCTATAAAAATTAAAGAACATCTTCATACAGAAAAAAGCCCTTTTCAGCAATTGGATTTTTTTGACTCCTATGAGTTTGGGAAATTTTTTACCCTTGACGGGATCATGATGGCTAATGAAAAAGATGAGTTTGTATATCATGATATGATCTCCCATGTTGCCCTTGCAACTAATCTAAATATAAAAAAGGTCCTTGTAATCGGTGGTGGAGACGGGGGAACTGTGAGAGAGATAACTAGATATCCTCACATAGAAAAAATAGATATGGTAGAGATAGATGAAAGAGTGGTAAGACTCTGTCAGAAATATCTCGTGCAGACGTCATGCAAACTAGACGACCCTAGAGTAAATCTTTACTTCCAAGATGGACTGAAGTTTGTAGAAGATACAGAGGAGGGAAATTATGACCTTATACTTGTTGATTCTACGGACCCAATAGGTCCTGGAGAGGGACTTTTTACAAAGGAGTTTTATACAAACTGCTTTAGAGCCCTTTCTGATGACGGAATTCTTATTAATCAGCATGAAAGTCCTTATTTTGATAAGGAAGCAGGGCAGATGAAAAGAGCTCACAAGAGAATAAAAGACCTTTTTCCGATTTCAAAAGTATATCAATTTCATATACCAACTTATCCCTCGGGACACTGGCTTTTTGGATTTGCCTCCAAGAAGTATGATCCTGTTGAAGATCATAAACCTGAAGAGTGGAAAAAGTTTGGTCTTAAGACTAAATACTATAATTCGGAGATCCATAAGGCCTCATTTGCACTTCCTACTTTTGTAAAGGATATGCTAGAAGAGTCTGAATAAAAACTTTTTAGATATTTTAATTAAGTTGCCAATTGACAATTAAAACATGAAAAAAATCAGGAGGATTCATATAAATGGAAAATAAAATATTTTTTACTTCAGAGTGTGTATCACCAGGTCACCCAGACAAGATAGCCGACCAGATATCTGACGCAGTGCTAGATGCATGTATAGCAGAAGATCCAAACTCTAGAGTAGCATGTGAGGTATTCTGTACAACAGGGCAGGTAGTGGTAGGAGGAGAGATAACTACTAATACCTATGTAGATGTACAGCAGATAGTGAGAGACAAGATAGACGAGATAGGATACAAGCAGGGTATGGGATTTGACTCAGACTGCGGAGTGCTGAACGCAATCCATTCACAGTCACCTGATATAGCCATGGGTGTGGATATAGGGGGAGCAGGAGACCAGGGGATCATGTTTGGAGGAGCTGTAAAAGAGACTCCGGAACTCATGCCTTTGGCTCTTGTACTTGCAAGAGAGATAATCGTAAAATACACAAGAATGGCTAGATCTAAAGAGATAATCTGGGGAAGACCAGATGCAAAATCTCAGGTAACTCTGGCATACAATAAAAACGGGAAGGTAGACCACGTGGATACAGTGGTGGTATCTGTACAGCATAACCCTGAAGTCAGCCAGGAAGAGATACACACGACAATAATCGAAAAAATAGTAAAGCCTGTCCTTGAAAAATACAACATGAATCCAGGAAAGGTAAAACACTACCATATTAACCCTACAGGAAGATTTGTAATCGGAGGACCTCACGGAGATGCAGGTCTTACAGGAAGAAAGATAATAGTAGATACCTACGGAGGATACTTCAGACACGGTGGAGGGGCTTTCTCAGGAAAAGATCCTTCCAAGGTGGACAGATCGGCAGCTTATGCAGCAAGATGGGTAGCTAAAAACATAGTGGCGGCAGAACTGGCAGAAAAATGTGAGATACAGCTTTCCTATGCTATAGGGGTAGTAGAGCCTACGTCTGTAAAAGTAGATACCTTTGGAACAGGAAAAATAGAGGAGATAAAACTGGCAGAGATAGTACAAAAAGTATTTGATCTAAGCCCTAGAGGAATAGAACTTGCCTTAGAATTAAGATCAGGAAACTTTAAGTATCAGGACCTAGCGGCCTTTGGTCACATAGGAAGAACCGATTTAGACCTTCCTTGGGAAAGAACAAACAAAATAGAGGCTATAAAAAAGCTTGTGTAAAATAAAAGTAAAACTCCGGAGATTTCCGGAGTTTTTTGTTGCTTTATTTATAACAGATGCATGTTTATTATACATTAATATGATTTTTTTTAATTTCCGAATACTTGAAAAATGTTTGTATAGTAAATGTAATCGATGCTAAATGTACCTCGTCTTTTTTTAGGAGATAATCAATTTGTTTGAAATTTTTTAAGCACAACTGAAATAATTACTAAAAATAGAACAAAAAATATAAGAAGGAAATCTAAGAAGAAAACATGCTGTTTTTAAGTTTTTATTACAAAAGAATTTTTTCAAAGTACGGTAAAATTTCTAGAGAATGCTAAAAAAACTAGGTTTAAGCAGAAGACAGTGGTTTTTTTTGTTCCGTTGTAATGTATGATTTATTGGTGTATAATTTATGGAAACTTTTATGGAAAGGGATGGTAAGTGATGAAAGAGATAAGAATGGATCTAGGGGATAGAAGCTATCCTATCCTGGTGAACAAGGGGATAATAGGAGAACTTAAAAATTATGTAGAGAAATATGAAAAAATAATCTTATTGTCAAATACAAAAGTCGGGGCTCTTTACTCTGAAAAAGTTTTGGATATTCTTGAGAAAACAGGAAAAAATATAAGCTATTTTGAAGTTAGCGACGGAGAGGAACATAAGAGTATAGAAAGTGCCTTTGGAATATATGATTTTATGGTGGAGAATGATTTTGACAGGAGTTCACTTGTAATAAGCCTAGGGGGGGGAGTTATAACAGACCTAGGTGGCTACGTAGCCGCAACTTATATGAGGGGAATTGACTTTATACAGATCCCGACATCCCTGCTCTCACAGGTAGATGCAAGTATAGGTGGAAAGGTGGCTGTAAACCATCCTAAGGCGAAAAATCTTATAGGGGCTTTTTATCAGCCGAAACTTGTATTAATCGATGTAGATTTTCTAAAAACTCTCCCAGAAAAGGAGTTTAAAGCTGGGATGGGGGAGATCATAAAGCATTCATTTTTGAAAGATGATGATTATTTTGATTATCTAGTTGAGAATGCACAGGCTGTAAAAGATCTAAAAGCAGATGAAATCATAGAAGTGATAAAAAGATCTTGTGTGATAAAGAAGAATATAGTGGAAGAGGACGAAAAGGAGAAGGGAATAAGAGCTATAGTAAACCTAGGGCACACCTATGCCCACGCCTTAGAGACGGCTACGGAGTATAAAGGGTATTCCCATGGAGAGGCCGTTGCTAAAGGGATAATCTACGAGATACTGTTGTCGCGGAAGTTAGGCTATATAGAAAAAGATTTTTTAGATAGAGGAAAAAAGATATTCGAGAAGTATGAAATTGATTGTGAGCCTATAAAAATTGAGATTGAAAGAGTTATATCCCTTATGAAAAAAGATAAAAAAAATAAGGGTGGGAAAATAAAGTTTGTCCTGCCTACAGGAAAGGGGACTGTATCTGTAGAGGATGTCTCTGAAGATGTAATAAGAGATGTAAATGAAGGGCTCAACAAAAGGGTTATAAAAGGGGTTGTGGATATAGGAACAAATTCCTGCAGGCTTTTTATAGCTGAAGTAGAGAAAACCGGAAAAGGATATTTTATCAAAAGAAAGCTTCGTAAAGAACTTGAGATAACAAAACTTGGGGAAAAAGTTAATCATAATGGTTACCTTTTAGATAGTGCAATGACTAGGACTGCAGAGGTCTTGAAAAATTATTCTGATAAAATGATCAGCTACGGTGTAACTGAAAGGATCGTATGTGCCACTTCAGCTACGAGGGATTCATCTAACAGGGACCTGTTTATTGACAGAGTAAGGAGTGAATCCGGTCTTGAGATAAAATGTATCACAGGGGATGAAGAGGCAAGACTAAGCTTTAAAGGGGCAGGAGATGATATAAACGGAGAGCTTCTTCTGATAGATATAGGAGGAGGAAGCACAGAGTTTATAAACGGTTCTAGAGACAATATAAATTTTATAAAAAGTTTTGATATAGGGGCTGTCAGAGTAACAGAAAAATTCTTTTTGAATGATGACCATAGTGAAGAGAATATAAAGTCAGCTGAACAATGGGTCAAAAATAAAATTGAAGAGGTAAAAAAGCTTAGCTCAAGAAATTTTTTACTTGTAGGTGTTGCAGGGACAGTGACAACAAATGTTACAGTACAAGAAAAAATGGTGGAGTATGATACTGAAAAGGTGCACAAGTACAATCTAACAATGGGAGATGTAGATGAAAATATAGAGCTTTACCTATCAAAAAAATTGGAAGAAAGAAAAAAAATAAAAGGACTTCCACCTAAACGTGCCGAAGTAATAATTGCAGGGACTTTTATTCTTAAATGGATAATGGAAATACTCGGAAGAGATGAGATGTTAGTTTCTGAAAATGATATTCTAGAGGGAATGATGGAAAGCTAAGAAAGGAGTGTGGTAGTATGATTACGCACCACTTCATAGTGAAAGGGCGTGTGCAGGGAGTAGGGTTTAGATTTTTTACTTATCACATAGCCAATGAATACAAGATAAAAGGATGGGTCAAAAATCTCTGGAATGGAGATGTGGAAGTAATAGCTCAAGGGGAAGACAAATATATAGAGGTATTTAAAAAACTTATGGAGACCGGGCCTCCATCTTCTAGAGTGAAGAGTATAGAGGAAGAGATCTTTGATGGTGAAAAATATGATGATTTCAACATAGAATATTGAGATCATAGGATTGTGGAGGTATGATCATGGGGAAACAACTTATATCGCCAATAAGCCTTATTGGTTCAGGAGCACTGAAAGAAGCAGGAGAGGAGCTTAAAAAACTTGGATTAAAAAAAGGCTTCATAGTTGTATCAAAAGCCCTCTTTGAAAAAGGTTTGCTAAAAGATTTAACTGATATTTTTGAAAAAAATTCTCTGGATTACATGATTTATACAATTGAGAATATGAATCCTGATTTAGATATAATAAATGACGGAATAGAAGAGTTTTCAGAAAGTAATTGTGATTTTATAATTTCTTTTGGAGGCAGAGATACTGGGAAATGTGCCAAAGGAATAGCTATGGGTTTAAAATGTTATGAAGAGAATAATTCTATTAACTGCTATATAAATGCAGAGATCCCCTTTGCAGCAGTGGTTATAAATTCTTGGATAAATGACGACAACAGCATATATCAGTATCATAATCATAAGGTGAAGCTAAATAAAACAGTGAACCCTTTTATGGTGGTAATAGATTCTGAGTTGATCAGAAATTTGCCGACAGTTGCCATGGCTTCTGTCGGGATAGATTCTCTGACCTATTCTGTAGAGGCATTAGTATCTACAGGAGCGACCCTTGTAAGCGACACCTTTGCCTTTGAAGCTCTCAAAATTTTAAAGAAAAACTTAGAGGAGTTTATAAAAGGAAAAAACTCTAAGGAAATAAGAGAACAGCTGACTTATGCCAATTATCTCGCCAATATGGCATTTAATAATATTGCCGTGGTTCCTGGCCAGATAGAAAGGACGAGTGGCTTTCATACTCCTGCCTTTGATATGGAGTCAATAGACACAAAGATGAAGGAGATTGCTGAGATATTCGGGATAGAATCAAAGGATGAAAAGATAAGTATAGAGGTCATGGAAGAGATAAAGAGACTTTCGAATATGATAAAAGTAGACCCAAGTTCAAGAAAAGATGAAAATGTAATAATGTACTAAAAAACTCCCCGATATAGGGGAGTTTTTTAGTCGGTGTTTTTAGTCCCCAACTTCCTAAGAAGATCGGTATAAGAACCTGGTATGATTTTTTTAAGGTATTTCCTTATTTTATCCTCTTCATCAAATATAAAGGCAATTTTTTTTAATGAAAAAAACAGACTTTCAGCTATAAAAAAATGTATTTCCTGATCTTCTATAATCAATCCTTCATCATCTCTTAGAATTTCTGCTCTTTTAATGGAGATATTTTTAAAATTTTCTATAATTTTATGCTCAAAATCTTCAAATTTTGTCCCATTGCTACCTGCAAAAAGGATGGCGAGCTTTTTTTTGTTGGATATGAAGAAATTTGAAAGGAGTTCTATATAAAATGCAAGTTTTTGTTCATGAGTCATTTTTGATAATTTATCGTGATAAGTGTCGAATATATTTATAAAATTAGTATAAGTATCACCTATAATTGCCTCAAAAAGAGAGGCTTTGTTTGGAAAATACCTATATATATTCCCCAAAGTTATACCAGAATTGTCTGCAATACTTCTCATAGTAGTTTTTTCATAACCATTTTTCCAAAACTCATTTAATGCAGAATTGTATATATTCTTATAGACCGTTTCTTTTTTTACCTGCAAAATAGCACCTCCTGAGTCGCAGATTAATAGTATTAGAACGTATACTTTGCTCCTATCCCCATCTTGTATAGAATTTCTTCTTCTACTATAGGAGAATTGTTTATTTCGTCAGAAAGTTTTTCTAGTCCGAAAAATCCAACAAGAGATAGATGCTCAGTGACAATATATTCAGCTCCTAGGTCTATACCAAATGTATAGGTGGGGTCTGGGTTGTAAGAATTGTTGATCCCAGAGTTTCTGTCAGCCTCTGCCTGAGTTACACCAAAGTAATAGTCGGTGTACTCTTCACTTAGATATTTTATATAAACCTTTGGAATAATCGAAAAACGATCGGTTAGAAAATAAGATTTAAAAGCGAAAGCTCCTAAACTACCTCCCTCTTCTCCTAAAGATGCAAATCCTCCTAATTTCAGGTCGTACCAGCTAGTATCATAAACTACCTTTACTCCTCCTTCGATCTGATAATCTCTATCATCAATATTATTATAGCCACTGCTCAAGTCAGAGGCATCAACCTTATATCCTCCCAGTGGATTGGCGAAAAGAGACAGAGTGAAAGCATCTTCTTGGTATACATTATATCCAATTTCTACTCCTCTTAGGTAAAAATCGTTATATGTAATATCGAAATAAGGAACAAAGAATTGATCATAGTCAATCCCTTTATA from uncultured Ilyobacter sp. includes these protein-coding regions:
- a CDS encoding ADP-ribosylglycohydrolase family protein; protein product: MSKKGLLLGSILADAFSLGGHWIYDTEKLKDEFGEYNDLNDPLPNSFHKNRKKGEHTHYGDQTLLLLEYIAEKNKFDKKDFRNFWEVHMKKYDGYMDHATKETLEMIESGEESGSNSTDLAGASRIAPIIYCFSEEKGVEYSRAQTEITHNNEKVIAASEFFARTAYRVLDGLRPDLAMEETSAQMKNQWISEKLGIAKSLLETDTTEAVKKLGQSCSIEGAFPATILLILKYVDDYEQGMIKNVMAGGDSAARGLIAGMIIGAYSESTIPKRWLKEMSSIERVNF
- a CDS encoding XRE family transcriptional regulator, encoding MIIGEKIKRLRQGKLLTQEELADRCELSKGFISQLERDLTSPSIATLVDILESLGTNLKEFFNEEEDEKIVFSDDDFFEFEDNDLKYRIDWIVPNAQKNAMEPILITLDKGGSYKLESAHEGEEFGYVLKGNIYVHLGEQKHKAKKGESFYYKAKKDHYISNAGKVEAKVIWVSTPPSF
- the speD gene encoding adenosylmethionine decarboxylase, which codes for MKLETLGRHILIEYYNCDEEVLKSPEIIEKHMNEAARIANATIVNSVFHHFNPYGVSGAVIISESHLAIHTWPEYGYAAVDVFTCGDKINPWTAFDYLEKMFGASRSESIEVPRGMTEKIKKFHPNGDDLGKIVFKPDAE
- the speE gene encoding polyamine aminopropyltransferase encodes the protein MLNLWFTEDWTPECRFSIKIKEHLHTEKSPFQQLDFFDSYEFGKFFTLDGIMMANEKDEFVYHDMISHVALATNLNIKKVLVIGGGDGGTVREITRYPHIEKIDMVEIDERVVRLCQKYLVQTSCKLDDPRVNLYFQDGLKFVEDTEEGNYDLILVDSTDPIGPGEGLFTKEFYTNCFRALSDDGILINQHESPYFDKEAGQMKRAHKRIKDLFPISKVYQFHIPTYPSGHWLFGFASKKYDPVEDHKPEEWKKFGLKTKYYNSEIHKASFALPTFVKDMLEESE
- the metK gene encoding methionine adenosyltransferase, which translates into the protein MENKIFFTSECVSPGHPDKIADQISDAVLDACIAEDPNSRVACEVFCTTGQVVVGGEITTNTYVDVQQIVRDKIDEIGYKQGMGFDSDCGVLNAIHSQSPDIAMGVDIGGAGDQGIMFGGAVKETPELMPLALVLAREIIVKYTRMARSKEIIWGRPDAKSQVTLAYNKNGKVDHVDTVVVSVQHNPEVSQEEIHTTIIEKIVKPVLEKYNMNPGKVKHYHINPTGRFVIGGPHGDAGLTGRKIIVDTYGGYFRHGGGAFSGKDPSKVDRSAAYAARWVAKNIVAAELAEKCEIQLSYAIGVVEPTSVKVDTFGTGKIEEIKLAEIVQKVFDLSPRGIELALELRSGNFKYQDLAAFGHIGRTDLDLPWERTNKIEAIKKLV
- the aroB gene encoding 3-dehydroquinate synthase; protein product: MKEIRMDLGDRSYPILVNKGIIGELKNYVEKYEKIILLSNTKVGALYSEKVLDILEKTGKNISYFEVSDGEEHKSIESAFGIYDFMVENDFDRSSLVISLGGGVITDLGGYVAATYMRGIDFIQIPTSLLSQVDASIGGKVAVNHPKAKNLIGAFYQPKLVLIDVDFLKTLPEKEFKAGMGEIIKHSFLKDDDYFDYLVENAQAVKDLKADEIIEVIKRSCVIKKNIVEEDEKEKGIRAIVNLGHTYAHALETATEYKGYSHGEAVAKGIIYEILLSRKLGYIEKDFLDRGKKIFEKYEIDCEPIKIEIERVISLMKKDKKNKGGKIKFVLPTGKGTVSVEDVSEDVIRDVNEGLNKRVIKGVVDIGTNSCRLFIAEVEKTGKGYFIKRKLRKELEITKLGEKVNHNGYLLDSAMTRTAEVLKNYSDKMISYGVTERIVCATSATRDSSNRDLFIDRVRSESGLEIKCITGDEEARLSFKGAGDDINGELLLIDIGGGSTEFINGSRDNINFIKSFDIGAVRVTEKFFLNDDHSEENIKSAEQWVKNKIEEVKKLSSRNFLLVGVAGTVTTNVTVQEKMVEYDTEKVHKYNLTMGDVDENIELYLSKKLEERKKIKGLPPKRAEVIIAGTFILKWIMEILGRDEMLVSENDILEGMMES
- a CDS encoding acylphosphatase, which encodes MITHHFIVKGRVQGVGFRFFTYHIANEYKIKGWVKNLWNGDVEVIAQGEDKYIEVFKKLMETGPPSSRVKSIEEEIFDGEKYDDFNIEY
- a CDS encoding iron-containing alcohol dehydrogenase, with product MGKQLISPISLIGSGALKEAGEELKKLGLKKGFIVVSKALFEKGLLKDLTDIFEKNSLDYMIYTIENMNPDLDIINDGIEEFSESNCDFIISFGGRDTGKCAKGIAMGLKCYEENNSINCYINAEIPFAAVVINSWINDDNSIYQYHNHKVKLNKTVNPFMVVIDSELIRNLPTVAMASVGIDSLTYSVEALVSTGATLVSDTFAFEALKILKKNLEEFIKGKNSKEIREQLTYANYLANMAFNNIAVVPGQIERTSGFHTPAFDMESIDTKMKEIAEIFGIESKDEKISIEVMEEIKRLSNMIKVDPSSRKDENVIMY
- a CDS encoding TetR/AcrR family transcriptional regulator, which translates into the protein MQVKKETVYKNIYNSALNEFWKNGYEKTTMRSIADNSGITLGNIYRYFPNKASLFEAIIGDTYTNFINIFDTYHDKLSKMTHEQKLAFYIELLSNFFISNKKKLAILFAGSNGTKFEDFEHKIIENFKNISIKRAEILRDDEGLIIEDQEIHFFIAESLFFSLKKIAFIFDEEDKIRKYLKKIIPGSYTDLLRKLGTKNTD
- a CDS encoding MipA/OmpV family protein, coding for MKKILTVILILAMAPINLFASKNNITIGGGTGIGTSPYKGIDYDQFFVPYFDITYNDFYLRGVEIGYNVYQEDAFTLSLFANPLGGYKVDASDLSSGYNNIDDRDYQIEGGVKVVYDTSWYDLKLGGFASLGEEGGSLGAFAFKSYFLTDRFSIIPKVYIKYLSEEYTDYYFGVTQAEADRNSGINNSYNPDPTYTFGIDLGAEYIVTEHLSLVGFFGLEKLSDEINNSPIVEEEILYKMGIGAKYTF